A portion of the Krasilnikovia cinnamomea genome contains these proteins:
- a CDS encoding Nif3-like dinuclear metal center hexameric protein: MTTDPVPTVREVVAALDGRYPRAWAEQWDRVGLVLGEFDAPVRRVLCVVDCVPETVEQAVDARADLIVAHHPLLLRGVSSVAPDTYKGRAVHRLIKADVALYVAHTNADVANPGVSDALAARLDLSALRPLVPAEGAAAGAGRGIGRVGELAEPVTLARFADLAARRLPATAAGVRAAGDPERLIRTVAVCGGAGDGFLGAATAAGVDAYLCADLRHHPASEHLAAGGPALLDVAHWASERPWLDELAAWLRADLGVDTLVSDLDTDPWTVHAVSRTQKEPRT; encoded by the coding sequence GTGACGACCGACCCTGTGCCAACCGTCCGGGAGGTGGTGGCCGCCCTCGACGGGCGGTACCCGCGCGCCTGGGCCGAACAGTGGGACCGGGTCGGGCTCGTGCTGGGCGAGTTCGACGCCCCGGTGCGCCGCGTGCTGTGCGTCGTCGACTGCGTACCCGAGACGGTCGAGCAGGCCGTCGACGCGCGCGCCGACCTGATCGTGGCCCATCACCCCCTGCTGCTGCGGGGGGTGTCGTCGGTCGCGCCGGACACGTACAAGGGCCGTGCCGTGCACCGGCTGATCAAGGCCGATGTGGCCCTGTATGTGGCACACACCAACGCCGATGTGGCAAATCCGGGCGTCTCGGACGCCCTGGCCGCCCGGCTCGATCTGAGCGCCCTGCGCCCGCTGGTGCCCGCCGAGGGTGCCGCCGCGGGCGCGGGCCGGGGCATCGGCCGGGTGGGCGAGCTGGCCGAGCCGGTCACCCTCGCCCGCTTCGCGGATCTCGCGGCCCGCCGCCTGCCCGCGACCGCCGCCGGGGTCCGGGCCGCCGGAGACCCGGAACGCCTGATCCGTACGGTCGCGGTGTGCGGCGGGGCGGGCGACGGCTTCCTGGGCGCCGCCACGGCCGCGGGCGTCGACGCGTACCTCTGTGCCGACCTAAGGCATCACCCCGCCAGCGAACACCTCGCCGCGGGCGGGCCCGCGCTGCTCGACGTCGCCCACTGGGCGAGCGAGCGGCCGTGGCTCGACGAGCTGGCCGCCTGGCTGCGCGCCGACCTCGGCGTCGACACCCTCGTGTCCGACCTCGACACCGACCCCTGGACCGTCCACGCGGTCAGCCGAACGCAGAAGGAGCCCCGCACGTGA
- a CDS encoding DUF5956 family protein, which translates to MENPGTRTAWETAPVLDGTTPDDLLADEPFQTPSGSYWECGHTGWDLMLAWLAGPESIARFPDTRTHHWQVAEEMGPGTREYRLPILADELAENENAADEYLRDGGVPDRRPRGYRWFQLLPEGWLPSEIHAAAHRAIAESGVLSGHPRDLLPIVRVAIGRIYGSDTGSPGPSS; encoded by the coding sequence GTGGAGAACCCCGGCACCCGAACAGCTTGGGAGACGGCACCGGTTCTGGATGGGACGACGCCAGACGACCTGCTCGCCGACGAACCATTCCAAACACCGTCCGGCAGCTACTGGGAATGCGGGCACACCGGCTGGGACTTGATGCTCGCGTGGCTGGCCGGGCCTGAGAGCATCGCACGTTTCCCGGACACCCGCACCCACCACTGGCAGGTCGCGGAGGAGATGGGGCCGGGAACGCGGGAGTACCGACTACCCATCCTCGCCGACGAGCTGGCCGAAAACGAGAACGCCGCCGACGAGTATCTCCGCGACGGAGGGGTGCCAGACCGCCGACCCAGGGGATACCGGTGGTTCCAGTTGCTGCCGGAAGGATGGCTCCCGTCGGAGATCCACGCCGCAGCCCACCGCGCGATCGCCGAATCCGGCGTGCTGAGCGGCCACCCCCGCGACCTGCTGCCGATCGTCCGCGTAGCCATCGGGCGGATCTACGGCTCTGACACTGGAAGCCCCGGCCCGTCCTCCTGA
- a CDS encoding glycoside hydrolase family 18 protein, producing the protein MRGFSRRLAAVAAAVLTVGAAAPAPAQAHGRQVYHKVGYFTQWSIYGRNFQLSKVEASGAAARLTHLNYAFGTVTADGRCASADPWADWGTSFPAELSVDGVADVPGQPLAGNLNQLAELKAKHPGLRVLISLGGWSGSTYFSDAALDEPSREKFVASCVDLWLRGNLPGLAPGVAANIFDGIDLDWEWPGSAGNTGNVIRPEDKRNFTLLAAEFRAQLDRLGRDAHRHYDLTAFLPAAPAKITAGFEGTKIFRYLDFGTVQGYDFHGSWETRTNQQSALRVPAGAPDDPDFSAENAIDAWVAAGASRRELVLGIPYYGQGWTGVTGGGNGRFQPASGPAPGVFAAGTEDYKTLATLPGKGYRVYRDWRAGNSWLFDGTTFWTYDDPAQILQKTAYIRGAGLGGAMMWSLDGDDAHASLTRTIAAGLWAPRRS; encoded by the coding sequence ATGCGCGGATTCTCCCGCCGCCTCGCCGCCGTGGCCGCCGCCGTCCTGACCGTCGGCGCGGCCGCACCCGCCCCGGCGCAGGCGCACGGCCGGCAGGTATACCACAAGGTCGGATACTTCACCCAGTGGAGCATCTACGGCCGTAACTTCCAGCTCAGCAAGGTCGAGGCGTCCGGCGCCGCGGCCCGCCTCACCCACCTCAACTACGCGTTCGGCACGGTGACCGCGGACGGCCGCTGCGCCTCGGCCGACCCGTGGGCGGACTGGGGTACGTCGTTCCCGGCCGAGCTCAGCGTCGACGGCGTCGCCGACGTGCCCGGCCAGCCGCTGGCCGGCAACCTCAACCAGCTCGCCGAGCTGAAGGCGAAACACCCCGGGCTGCGGGTGCTCATCTCGCTGGGCGGGTGGAGCGGCTCGACGTACTTCTCGGACGCCGCGCTCGACGAGCCCAGCCGGGAGAAGTTCGTCGCGTCCTGTGTCGACCTGTGGCTGCGCGGAAACCTGCCCGGCCTCGCCCCCGGCGTGGCCGCGAACATCTTCGACGGCATCGACCTCGACTGGGAGTGGCCCGGCTCCGCCGGCAACACCGGCAACGTGATCCGGCCCGAGGACAAGCGGAACTTCACCCTGCTGGCCGCCGAGTTCCGGGCCCAGCTCGACCGGCTCGGCCGCGACGCGCACCGGCACTACGACCTGACCGCGTTCCTGCCCGCGGCGCCCGCGAAGATCACCGCGGGCTTCGAGGGTACGAAGATCTTCCGGTACCTGGACTTCGGCACGGTGCAGGGCTACGACTTCCACGGCTCGTGGGAGACCCGCACCAACCAGCAGTCGGCGCTGCGGGTGCCCGCCGGGGCCCCGGACGACCCGGACTTCTCCGCCGAGAACGCGATCGACGCGTGGGTGGCCGCCGGGGCATCGCGCCGGGAACTGGTGCTCGGCATCCCGTACTACGGCCAGGGCTGGACCGGCGTCACCGGCGGCGGCAACGGGCGCTTCCAGCCCGCCAGCGGGCCCGCGCCGGGCGTCTTCGCGGCCGGGACCGAGGACTACAAGACCCTGGCGACGCTGCCCGGCAAGGGCTACCGGGTGTACCGGGACTGGCGGGCCGGCAACTCCTGGCTCTTCGACGGCACCACGTTCTGGACGTACGACGACCCCGCGCAGATCCTGCAGAAGACCGCGTACATCCGGGGTGCCGGACTCGGCGGCGCGATGATGTGGTCGCTCGACGGAGACGACGCCCACGCGTCCCTGACCAGGACCATCGCGGCCGGACTCTGGGCGCCCCGGCGGTCCTGA
- a CDS encoding zinc ribbon domain-containing protein has product MKAAPEAQRRLLDLQAIDTSLAQLAHRKRTLPELAEIDAVARELSALEDERVRAQVAVDDLDRDISRYEKDIEQVRVRKDRDQQRLEAGGALREIEGLQHELATLNRRQSELEDAELELMEQREAAEQTLNAVLQRLAEAGARRAAAEQRRDEAYAEIAKEQEFKSSARGPLAADLPPDLLSLYDKIREDSGLGAALVRSGRCGGCRIELYGADLARVKAAPADEVVRCEECRRIMVRTPESGL; this is encoded by the coding sequence GTGAAGGCCGCCCCGGAAGCCCAGCGCCGCCTGCTCGACCTGCAAGCCATCGACACCTCCCTGGCCCAGCTCGCCCACCGCAAACGCACGCTGCCGGAGCTGGCCGAGATCGACGCGGTGGCCCGGGAGCTGTCCGCGCTGGAGGACGAACGGGTCCGCGCCCAGGTCGCGGTCGACGACCTGGACCGCGACATCTCCCGGTACGAGAAGGACATCGAACAGGTCCGCGTCCGCAAGGACCGCGACCAGCAGCGGCTCGAGGCGGGCGGGGCGCTGCGCGAGATCGAGGGCCTGCAGCACGAGCTGGCCACCCTCAACCGGCGCCAGTCCGAGCTGGAGGACGCCGAGCTGGAGCTGATGGAGCAGCGCGAGGCCGCCGAGCAGACGCTCAACGCGGTGCTGCAGCGGCTGGCCGAGGCCGGAGCGCGCCGGGCCGCGGCGGAACAGCGCCGCGACGAGGCGTACGCGGAGATCGCCAAGGAGCAGGAGTTCAAGTCCTCGGCGCGCGGCCCGCTCGCCGCCGACCTGCCACCGGACCTGCTGTCGCTGTACGACAAGATCCGCGAGGACTCCGGCCTGGGCGCCGCGCTCGTGCGTTCCGGCCGGTGCGGCGGCTGCCGCATCGAGCTGTACGGCGCCGACCTGGCCCGGGTGAAGGCCGCTCCCGCCGACGAGGTGGTGCGGTGCGAGGAGTGCCGCCGCATCATGGTCCGCACCCCGGAATCCGGCCTGTGA
- a CDS encoding DUF3311 domain-containing protein → MAEPAEPAPAAEAGPARRTDHSPWNWLLLIPIVLPLVTPLYNRDAPRLWGFPAFYWIQLSFIVVGVVTTTVVYQMTKRR, encoded by the coding sequence ATGGCCGAGCCCGCTGAGCCCGCACCCGCCGCCGAGGCGGGGCCCGCCCGGCGCACCGATCACAGCCCGTGGAACTGGCTGCTGCTCATCCCGATCGTGCTGCCCCTGGTCACCCCGCTGTACAACCGGGACGCGCCCCGGCTGTGGGGCTTCCCCGCCTTCTACTGGATCCAGTTGTCCTTCATCGTCGTCGGCGTCGTGACCACCACGGTCGTCTACCAGATGACGAAGCGGAGGTGA
- a CDS encoding sulfite exporter TauE/SafE family protein, translated as MDLAHVLLLVVAGLAAGTVNAIAGGGSLITFPSLLAAGLQPVAANVTNSVAVCPGYVSSVVGSRADLAGQAHRLRVMVPTCLLGAAAGCALLLATPARAFELVVPFLVLGAAAALAFQARLRALVGHPRALSRRRRAVTLQVVVFAGSVYGGYFGAALGVMLVAALALVLDETLNRINALKNVLSASIGLVTIVVFAIFGPVHWGAVLIVAPATIVGGYAGARLARRLPAAVLRIVIVSFGTAIGLYLLVRAFVS; from the coding sequence ATGGATCTCGCACATGTTCTGCTGCTCGTCGTCGCCGGCCTGGCCGCGGGGACGGTGAACGCGATCGCCGGTGGCGGGTCGCTGATCACCTTCCCGAGCCTGCTGGCGGCGGGCCTGCAGCCGGTGGCCGCCAACGTGACGAACTCGGTCGCCGTCTGTCCCGGGTACGTCTCCAGCGTGGTGGGCAGCCGCGCCGACCTGGCGGGCCAGGCGCACCGGCTGCGGGTCATGGTGCCGACCTGCCTGCTCGGCGCGGCGGCCGGGTGTGCGCTGTTGTTGGCCACTCCGGCGCGGGCGTTCGAGCTGGTGGTGCCGTTCCTGGTGCTGGGCGCGGCGGCGGCGCTGGCGTTCCAGGCTCGGCTGCGGGCTCTGGTGGGGCATCCGCGGGCCCTGTCGCGGCGCCGCCGGGCGGTCACCTTGCAGGTGGTCGTCTTCGCCGGTTCGGTGTACGGCGGCTACTTCGGCGCGGCGCTGGGGGTGATGCTGGTGGCGGCGCTGGCCCTGGTGCTGGACGAGACGCTGAACCGGATCAACGCGCTCAAGAACGTGCTGTCGGCGTCGATCGGCCTGGTCACGATCGTGGTTTTCGCGATCTTCGGCCCGGTGCACTGGGGTGCGGTGCTCATCGTGGCGCCGGCCACGATCGTCGGCGGGTACGCGGGTGCCCGGCTCGCCCGCCGGCTCCCGGCCGCCGTGCTCCGGATCGTGATCGTCTCGTTCGGCACCGCGATCGGCCTGTACCTGCTGGTCCGCGCCTTCGTCAGCTAG
- a CDS encoding bifunctional RNase H/acid phosphatase, translating to MTRELRVVVEADGGARGNPGPAGFGAVVREAATDEILLERSGALGTATNNVAEYSGLIAGLRAAAELGATHVAVRMDSKLVVEQMSGRWQIKNPGLRPLAAEAAGLVSRFAEVSFEWIPRERNRAADALANRAMDEAAGKPVPDIGSVRDVGSASDREPQPEESTPTASWAPPSLEDATRLILVRHGETPLTAQGRYSGRGDVPLTDEGEAQAMAAGARVAGISRDVTAVVCSPLARCVRTAELIAAELGGATVSVLPDLIECDFGQWEGMTFAEVQQRWPVELAAWLKSTSVAPPGGESFQAVAKRVRGVVATLLQTYPSATVVVVSHVSPIKLILRDALAAGDAFLHRLFLDPAGVSVVDTWPDGGIAVRSVNETAHLR from the coding sequence GTGACGCGGGAGCTTCGGGTGGTCGTCGAGGCGGACGGGGGCGCACGGGGCAATCCCGGCCCCGCCGGGTTCGGCGCCGTGGTGCGGGAGGCCGCGACCGACGAGATCCTGCTGGAGCGCTCCGGTGCGCTGGGCACCGCCACCAACAACGTGGCCGAGTACTCCGGCCTGATCGCCGGGCTGCGCGCCGCCGCCGAGCTGGGCGCCACGCACGTCGCCGTACGGATGGACTCGAAGTTGGTCGTCGAGCAGATGTCGGGCCGGTGGCAGATCAAGAATCCGGGACTGCGCCCCCTGGCCGCCGAGGCGGCCGGGCTGGTGAGCCGGTTCGCCGAGGTGAGCTTCGAGTGGATTCCACGGGAGCGCAACCGGGCCGCCGACGCGCTGGCCAACCGGGCGATGGACGAGGCGGCGGGCAAGCCGGTACCCGACATCGGCTCGGTCCGCGATGTCGGTTCGGCCTCCGATCGGGAGCCGCAACCGGAAGAGTCCACCCCCACGGCGTCGTGGGCGCCGCCATCGCTGGAGGACGCGACCCGGCTGATCCTGGTGCGCCACGGCGAGACCCCGCTGACCGCCCAGGGCCGGTACTCCGGCCGGGGCGACGTGCCGCTGACCGACGAGGGCGAGGCGCAGGCCATGGCCGCCGGTGCCCGGGTGGCGGGCATCAGCCGCGACGTCACGGCGGTCGTCTGCTCCCCGCTGGCCCGGTGCGTGCGGACGGCGGAGCTGATCGCCGCCGAGCTGGGCGGGGCCACGGTCAGCGTGCTGCCGGATCTGATCGAGTGTGACTTCGGGCAGTGGGAGGGGATGACCTTCGCCGAGGTGCAGCAGCGCTGGCCGGTTGAGCTGGCGGCGTGGCTGAAGTCCACCAGCGTCGCCCCGCCCGGCGGGGAGTCGTTCCAGGCGGTCGCCAAGCGGGTGCGCGGGGTGGTGGCGACGCTGCTGCAGACGTACCCGTCGGCGACGGTCGTGGTGGTCTCGCACGTCTCGCCGATCAAGCTGATCCTGCGCGACGCCCTGGCCGCGGGTGACGCGTTCCTGCACCGCCTGTTCCTGGACCCGGCGGGGGTCTCGGTCGTGGATACCTGGCCCGACGGCGGCATCGCGGTACGGTCGGTCAACGAGACCGCTCACCTGCGCTGA
- the mctP gene encoding monocarboxylate uptake permease MctP: protein MRDHITEIVIFTALFLLVSGMGFVAARWRAPQDMLHLDEWGLGGRSFGAWITWFLIGGDLYTAYTFVAVPALIFGAGAAGFFAVPYTVIIYPMVFLVLIRLWSVSHRHGFVTPADFVRTRFGSPTLALLVAITGIVATMPYIALQLVGIEAVLKAMGVTGEGWLARHAPIIVAFAILAAYTYQSGLRAPALIAFVKDTLIYVVILVAVLYLPYKLGGWGHIFDAADAKFAASQAPNDGILLNANNQLQYVTLALGSALALFLYPHSVTGVLASRNRTVIKRNMSALPAYSLLLGLIALLGYMAIASGVQPLPGSRPGTVDNNTVVPLLFDQQFPAWFAGVAFAAIGIGALVPAAIMSIAAANLFTRNIYKEYLRKDATPAQEAHVSKITSLVVKVGAVAFIIFLDPQFSIDLQLIGGVIILQTGPAVALGLYTRWLHRGGLIAGWVAGMGLGMWMLYQIPNAAGRKHFGGSAFPLSEFGFDTKRTIYVGLVAVFVNLLVAVVTTLILRAAKTPDGVDGTVADDYFADEGDPRLEKARVTPEAVGSST, encoded by the coding sequence GTGCGCGACCACATCACCGAGATCGTGATCTTCACGGCTCTGTTCCTGCTCGTCAGCGGCATGGGTTTCGTGGCGGCGCGGTGGCGGGCGCCGCAGGACATGCTGCACCTCGACGAGTGGGGACTGGGCGGGCGCAGCTTCGGCGCCTGGATCACCTGGTTCCTCATCGGCGGCGACCTGTACACCGCGTACACGTTCGTGGCGGTGCCGGCGCTGATCTTCGGGGCGGGGGCCGCCGGGTTCTTCGCCGTGCCGTACACCGTGATCATCTATCCGATGGTCTTCCTGGTGCTGATCCGGCTCTGGTCGGTGTCGCACCGGCACGGTTTCGTCACCCCGGCCGACTTCGTCCGTACCCGGTTCGGCTCGCCGACCCTCGCCCTGCTCGTGGCGATCACCGGGATCGTCGCCACGATGCCGTACATCGCGCTGCAGCTCGTCGGCATCGAGGCGGTGCTCAAGGCCATGGGGGTGACCGGGGAGGGCTGGCTCGCCCGGCACGCGCCGATCATCGTGGCGTTCGCGATCCTGGCCGCGTACACGTACCAGTCCGGACTGCGGGCGCCCGCACTGATCGCGTTCGTCAAGGACACCCTGATCTACGTGGTGATCCTGGTGGCGGTGCTGTACCTGCCGTACAAGCTCGGCGGGTGGGGCCACATCTTCGACGCGGCCGACGCCAAGTTCGCCGCCTCCCAGGCACCGAACGACGGCATCCTGCTCAACGCCAACAACCAGCTTCAGTACGTGACGCTGGCGCTGGGCTCGGCGCTCGCGCTGTTCCTCTACCCGCACAGCGTCACCGGGGTACTGGCCAGCCGAAACCGTACCGTCATCAAGCGCAACATGTCCGCGCTGCCCGCCTACAGCCTGCTGCTGGGGCTGATCGCGCTGCTCGGCTACATGGCCATCGCCAGCGGGGTGCAGCCGCTGCCCGGCTCCCGGCCCGGCACGGTGGACAACAACACGGTGGTACCCCTGCTGTTCGACCAGCAGTTCCCGGCGTGGTTCGCCGGGGTCGCGTTCGCGGCCATCGGCATCGGCGCACTCGTGCCCGCCGCGATTATGTCCATCGCCGCCGCGAACCTGTTCACCCGCAACATCTACAAGGAGTATCTGCGCAAGGACGCCACCCCGGCGCAGGAGGCGCACGTCTCGAAGATCACGTCGCTGGTGGTGAAGGTCGGCGCGGTCGCCTTCATCATCTTCCTCGACCCGCAGTTCTCCATCGACCTGCAGCTCATCGGCGGCGTCATCATCCTGCAGACCGGGCCCGCGGTGGCGCTCGGCCTGTACACCCGGTGGCTGCACCGGGGCGGCCTGATCGCCGGCTGGGTCGCCGGCATGGGCCTGGGCATGTGGATGCTCTACCAGATCCCGAACGCCGCCGGCCGCAAACACTTCGGCGGCTCCGCGTTCCCGCTGTCCGAGTTCGGCTTCGACACCAAGCGGACCATCTACGTCGGACTCGTGGCAGTGTTCGTCAACCTGCTCGTCGCGGTCGTGACCACGCTGATCCTGCGGGCCGCCAAGACCCCGGACGGGGTCGACGGCACCGTCGCCGACGACTACTTCGCCGACGAGGGCGACCCTCGCCTGGAGAAGGCCCGGGTGACACCGGAGGCCGTCGGCTCCTCGACCTGA
- a CDS encoding flavoprotein → MIGESSSGVLYVLVCGSPIARDVGVLVDLAQRDGWEVCVITTPDGRKFVDVGALQAQTGHPVRTYYKNPGDHDVLPPADAMIVAPATVNTVNKWAAGITDTLVLGLLVEGYGFGVPTVVVPYTNKVMALHPSLHESLAKLRDWGVRVLYGDDVMRLGGPGQTDRFRGQFPWRRALQAVSNPFASDSRVEPGALS, encoded by the coding sequence GTGATCGGGGAATCCTCGTCCGGGGTGCTGTACGTGCTGGTGTGCGGCTCACCCATCGCCCGCGACGTGGGCGTTCTCGTCGACCTCGCCCAGCGTGACGGCTGGGAGGTGTGTGTCATCACCACGCCCGACGGGCGCAAGTTCGTCGACGTGGGAGCACTTCAGGCGCAGACCGGACATCCGGTACGTACCTACTACAAGAACCCCGGCGATCACGACGTGCTCCCGCCCGCGGACGCCATGATCGTCGCCCCGGCGACCGTCAACACGGTCAACAAGTGGGCGGCCGGGATCACCGACACCCTGGTGCTGGGCCTGCTCGTGGAGGGGTACGGCTTCGGCGTGCCCACCGTGGTGGTGCCGTACACGAACAAGGTCATGGCCCTGCACCCGTCGCTGCACGAGAGCCTCGCCAAGCTGCGCGACTGGGGTGTCCGCGTGCTGTACGGCGACGACGTGATGCGCCTGGGCGGTCCCGGCCAGACCGATCGGTTCCGCGGCCAGTTCCCGTGGCGGCGCGCGTTGCAGGCGGTCAGCAACCCGTTCGCCAGTGACAGCCGAGTCGAACCGGGGGCGCTGTCGTAG
- a CDS encoding helix-turn-helix domain-containing protein produces the protein MDELPIGRRVAYWRGRRKMSQQVFADRLGKSKSWVDKVERGVRRLDKFSVVYEIADVLQVDVQLLLGKDVERRPETQNCIDQVEVEQIRAALERYDQMSAFFQAVPHSPPLSEMRKAVSHAWLTYQHAKYGVLARKLPQLLRDAQAADSAYATGPDARDAAHLLGQVYQIASSALRKVGEHELSWLAADRSIAVSQRAGDQLLAGMASHRVGMALLSLGRVRSALEVNVNIANRLAPTSETSTPERLSVYGLLLLTGAMAAARIGDHATVRDLVSGAEAAAAKLGGDYNYYWTCFGPTNVELHRAAAAVELGEGGKAVETHERLDMESFAAMLPERRAHHYLDIARGYTQIGDVEKASEMLLEGDRLAPSEIRCRPLAHEVLSDVLRRTRGTPPASIAELAEQMGVGV, from the coding sequence GTGGACGAGCTGCCGATCGGCCGCCGCGTCGCCTATTGGCGCGGCCGACGCAAGATGTCCCAGCAGGTCTTCGCGGACCGGTTGGGTAAGTCCAAGAGCTGGGTCGACAAGGTGGAGCGGGGGGTACGCCGACTCGACAAGTTCTCGGTCGTATATGAGATCGCCGACGTGCTCCAAGTGGACGTTCAGCTGCTGCTGGGCAAGGACGTGGAGCGGCGTCCCGAGACACAGAACTGCATCGACCAGGTCGAGGTCGAACAGATCCGCGCGGCGCTGGAGCGCTACGACCAGATGAGCGCGTTCTTCCAGGCGGTGCCGCATTCGCCGCCGTTGTCGGAGATGCGCAAGGCGGTCAGCCATGCCTGGCTGACCTACCAGCACGCCAAGTACGGCGTACTGGCCCGCAAGCTGCCGCAGTTGCTGCGCGACGCGCAGGCCGCGGACAGCGCGTACGCGACGGGGCCGGACGCCCGCGACGCCGCGCACCTGCTCGGGCAGGTGTACCAGATCGCCTCGTCCGCGCTGCGCAAGGTCGGCGAGCACGAGTTGTCCTGGCTGGCCGCGGACCGTTCGATCGCGGTCTCGCAGCGCGCGGGCGACCAACTGCTGGCGGGCATGGCCAGTCACCGGGTCGGCATGGCGCTGCTGTCGCTGGGCCGGGTGCGTTCCGCGCTGGAGGTGAACGTCAACATCGCCAACCGGCTGGCGCCCACGTCGGAGACCTCGACCCCCGAGCGCCTGTCGGTGTACGGGTTGCTGCTGCTCACCGGCGCGATGGCCGCCGCCCGGATCGGTGATCACGCCACCGTACGTGACCTGGTCAGCGGCGCGGAGGCGGCGGCGGCCAAGCTCGGTGGCGACTACAACTACTACTGGACGTGCTTCGGCCCGACCAATGTGGAGTTGCACCGGGCGGCCGCCGCGGTGGAGTTGGGCGAGGGCGGCAAGGCCGTCGAGACGCACGAGCGGCTCGACATGGAGTCCTTCGCCGCGATGCTGCCCGAACGCCGGGCGCACCACTACCTCGACATCGCCCGCGGGTACACGCAGATCGGCGACGTCGAGAAGGCCAGTGAGATGTTGCTGGAAGGGGACCGCCTGGCGCCGTCCGAGATCCGGTGCCGTCCGCTGGCGCACGAGGTTCTTTCGGACGTGCTCCGGCGCACCCGGGGCACCCCGCCGGCATCCATCGCGGAGCTGGCAGAACAGATGGGAGTCGGCGTATGA
- a CDS encoding SCO4225 family membrane protein, protein MKIVPWFVGSWLSRIYLALVAVVTVEAVVSILSRDEWDYSKHELVPALLTLPGYLMASSVYDLLLLPLFGEGHWALVFGSCVVVGALVNAAALNGVLTLVRRLNARAGASGSAADERALKGDQLRARDGSTSVG, encoded by the coding sequence GTGAAGATCGTTCCTTGGTTCGTCGGTAGCTGGCTCTCGCGGATCTACCTGGCCCTGGTCGCTGTCGTGACCGTGGAGGCCGTGGTGTCGATCTTGTCGCGGGACGAGTGGGACTACAGCAAGCACGAACTCGTGCCTGCCCTGTTGACCCTGCCCGGTTACCTGATGGCGAGTTCGGTGTACGACCTTCTGCTACTGCCGCTGTTCGGTGAGGGCCACTGGGCTTTGGTGTTCGGGAGCTGTGTAGTGGTGGGTGCGTTGGTCAACGCGGCGGCCCTCAACGGCGTGCTGACGTTGGTGAGACGGTTGAACGCGAGGGCCGGGGCGTCCGGCTCGGCTGCCGATGAGCGCGCCCTCAAGGGCGACCAGCTGCGGGCCCGGGACGGCAGCACCTCAGTTGGGTAG
- a CDS encoding CU044_5270 family protein — MRELTAVKEFGATLDGADGPSPEARQRTLAQFHGTARSRRAGWGRLGHPGRLVLAGGLAAVVTGAVLVSQVVSIDHRPPASQAAAAQILRAAAAHEAAQPTPKIDPGRFVYVESIGSDVETRDLPGGKTEYKLNAKHRRIWLSVDGSKAGLLLRRAKGSTGPWNRIELPGCKNGKKVGLDGRPARGVDDAATCQPHAAFQADLPTEAGAMRRYLYEHSQGDNPRDVQAFITAGDLIRERYLTPAQLGAVFGALADVPGTKLVGAVTDEAGRSGVAIGMPEDARGTRSDLIFDAHTHAFLGERKTLTRAFADFQAGDVASSSANLVTAFVDRPGQLP, encoded by the coding sequence ATGCGCGAGCTGACCGCAGTCAAGGAATTCGGCGCGACCCTGGACGGCGCCGACGGCCCGTCGCCGGAAGCCCGCCAGCGGACACTGGCACAGTTCCACGGTACGGCCCGCTCCCGCAGGGCAGGCTGGGGCCGCCTCGGGCACCCCGGGCGGCTGGTGCTGGCCGGCGGCCTCGCCGCGGTCGTCACCGGCGCCGTACTGGTCTCCCAGGTGGTCTCCATCGACCACCGCCCCCCGGCATCCCAGGCGGCCGCGGCGCAGATCCTGCGCGCGGCGGCCGCTCACGAGGCGGCCCAGCCCACCCCCAAGATCGACCCCGGACGATTCGTGTACGTCGAGTCCATCGGCTCCGACGTGGAGACTCGCGACCTGCCCGGCGGCAAGACGGAGTACAAGCTGAACGCCAAGCACCGCCGGATCTGGCTGTCCGTGGACGGGAGCAAGGCCGGTCTGCTCCTGCGGCGGGCCAAGGGCAGCACGGGCCCGTGGAACCGCATCGAACTGCCCGGGTGCAAGAACGGGAAGAAGGTCGGATTGGATGGACGGCCCGCCCGGGGCGTCGACGACGCCGCCACCTGCCAGCCGCATGCGGCGTTCCAGGCGGACCTGCCGACCGAGGCCGGGGCCATGCGCCGCTACCTCTACGAGCACAGCCAGGGCGACAATCCGCGTGACGTGCAGGCCTTCATCACCGCCGGTGACCTGATCCGTGAGCGGTACCTGACCCCGGCGCAACTGGGGGCCGTGTTCGGTGCGCTCGCCGACGTCCCCGGCACGAAGCTGGTCGGTGCCGTCACCGACGAGGCCGGCCGCTCCGGCGTGGCGATCGGGATGCCCGAGGACGCCCGGGGAACGCGCTCCGACCTGATCTTCGACGCGCACACCCACGCGTTCCTCGGGGAACGGAAGACCCTCACCCGCGCCTTCGCGGACTTCCAGGCGGGTGACGTGGCGAGCTCGTCGGCCAACCTGGTCACCGCCTTCGTCGACCGGCCGGGCCAGCTGCCCTGA